Proteins encoded by one window of Sediminicoccus rosea:
- a CDS encoding cellulose biosynthesis protein BcsC, with protein sequence MLNRTDRKTRRALRREAAGMAAGLMLAGLPAAAQQPPVLSPPPPVLSAPPVLSPPPLSQAPALSAPPPLSPPALSPPALSPPAAATPAAAPAGSEARISGGAASTNLLEQAAFWQQQGQTERALQTLDRLLAVEPNNIEALAGAIELASLSNQPEAARRYLTRLRRLAPNDPRLMRGEELLRVTGEDAEALAAARQLARGGRAEEAVARYRQMFRNGRIPPALASEYFQVLGGSSESGYRQAVQELGQMAAAAPNDLQLALTYAQLLTYREETRSDGVDRLAQLYNQRGVREAARVAWRQSLLWLGDEPESAARIRTYLAQNPGDRELEQKLRASEVVIAPGASARIFGWGAVDAGRNAEAEQQFNAALAIDPNDTEAILGLAVLRKIQNRMTEARNLLDRAIALSPDRAEEFTRAVGSLTPWNTAGGGGGGGGLGPGGLAWRALERGDLDRADSLARRGLNARGQQRLDSELVLGQVAILRRDFVAAEMRFRNALTLRPRQRDAMNGLYLALVGQDRIAEAEAFQREMGLPPNQDVMVARAFSLRDRAALTDNPEQSLALLRQALAMAPNNPWIMLDAIRKLRALGQTAEAAELTARLERDTTADASTAAALAALDEERFGTVVALLERIPVRVRNADMNRLLTASRREFEIRQLELQVREGRAGAIEQLLAGAGRRDPAFTVGPATVRAFARLNDPIRAGLAARAALAANPNTSAADRIALASALIEANRLEDASALAAPLLADRNLPAETRRELAAVMEAGAVQQADALGLRNEPGRAYQALAPALAAAPGSVPLNMALVRLYVAQNRTAEARILVDAVLERDPRNLTARLAKVDLAIAEGRLREADALITETAFLHPGDLQVTMAEARVARARGELGRSLRLMESAGTRRLEHLRSSGQLAEARLTQMALNPQRGGPGPTQLHDPLTAQIAQELIRARDEAATWLQAGAMLGYREGTAGTSRLTTLTVPVEVSTPMPGNMPGRIVMGVDAVALNAGNLNTASGNARLFGENTVLPAGSYRAGPETQEGAALRAAYLGRNFRADIGSTPLGFARTNIVGGAEVVPRINEQLRMRLSFDRRAVTDSMLSYAGMPNSVVGAPWGGVIRTGARLQFEWAPSQRFGTYAGAGYSIYRGDNVQNNARVDAGIGAYYALLREQNQQLTMGLDLRYFGFDKNLGGFTFGQGGYFSPQQQIIASLQAEYVARWGDWSLRTIGSVGYQNFRTAATPTFPTNSALQAQAVNASFFDNTTPVTSTATRSSGIAGSIFGNVEYAVTPNVRLGLAGRFEKVGDYQDTVGLFYLRWRLDRPREDLLPLHAGAAAPTPNVNDPMQSSFGAGRPEWVGLPSGAARPTW encoded by the coding sequence ATGCTGAACCGCACGGATCGGAAGACGCGCCGCGCCCTGCGGCGCGAGGCGGCCGGGATGGCTGCCGGCCTCATGCTGGCCGGGCTGCCCGCGGCCGCGCAGCAGCCGCCCGTCCTCTCACCCCCGCCGCCGGTCCTCTCGGCCCCGCCTGTCCTGTCGCCCCCGCCGCTGTCGCAGGCGCCGGCGCTCTCGGCCCCGCCCCCGCTTTCGCCGCCCGCGCTCTCCCCGCCCGCGCTGTCGCCGCCGGCCGCCGCCACGCCGGCCGCGGCACCGGCGGGCAGCGAGGCGCGCATCTCCGGTGGCGCCGCCTCCACCAACCTGCTGGAGCAGGCCGCCTTCTGGCAGCAGCAGGGCCAGACCGAGCGCGCGCTCCAGACGCTCGACCGCCTGCTCGCCGTCGAGCCGAACAACATCGAGGCGTTGGCCGGCGCCATCGAGCTGGCCTCGCTGAGCAACCAGCCCGAGGCGGCCCGGCGCTACCTGACGCGGCTGCGCCGCCTCGCGCCCAATGACCCGCGCCTGATGCGCGGCGAGGAATTGCTGCGCGTCACCGGTGAGGATGCCGAGGCGCTGGCCGCGGCCCGTCAGCTGGCGCGCGGCGGCCGCGCGGAGGAAGCCGTGGCGCGCTACCGGCAGATGTTCCGCAACGGCCGCATCCCGCCGGCCCTGGCCTCCGAGTATTTCCAGGTGCTCGGCGGTTCCTCCGAGTCGGGCTATCGGCAGGCGGTGCAGGAACTCGGCCAGATGGCCGCGGCCGCGCCGAACGACCTTCAGCTCGCGCTGACCTACGCCCAGTTGCTGACCTATCGCGAGGAAACCCGCTCCGACGGCGTGGACCGGCTGGCGCAGCTCTACAACCAGCGCGGCGTGCGCGAGGCGGCGCGCGTGGCGTGGCGGCAATCGCTGCTCTGGCTGGGCGACGAGCCCGAATCGGCCGCGCGCATCCGCACCTATCTCGCGCAGAACCCCGGCGACCGGGAGCTGGAGCAGAAGCTCCGCGCCTCCGAGGTGGTGATCGCCCCGGGCGCCTCGGCGCGCATCTTCGGCTGGGGCGCGGTGGATGCCGGCCGCAATGCCGAGGCCGAGCAGCAGTTCAACGCGGCGCTCGCCATCGATCCGAACGATACGGAGGCCATCCTCGGCCTCGCCGTGCTGCGGAAGATCCAGAACCGGATGACCGAGGCGCGGAACCTGCTGGACCGCGCCATCGCCCTCTCGCCCGACCGGGCGGAGGAATTCACCCGCGCGGTGGGCAGCCTGACACCCTGGAACACCGCCGGCGGCGGTGGTGGCGGCGGCGGCCTGGGCCCGGGCGGCCTCGCCTGGCGCGCGCTGGAGCGCGGCGACCTCGACCGCGCGGATTCGCTTGCCCGGCGCGGCCTGAACGCGCGCGGCCAGCAGCGCCTCGACAGCGAGCTCGTCCTCGGCCAGGTCGCGATCCTGCGGCGGGACTTCGTGGCGGCCGAGATGCGCTTCCGCAACGCGCTCACCCTGCGGCCGCGCCAACGCGACGCGATGAACGGCCTCTACCTCGCCTTGGTCGGCCAGGACCGCATCGCCGAGGCCGAGGCCTTCCAGCGCGAGATGGGCCTGCCGCCGAACCAGGATGTGATGGTCGCCCGCGCCTTCAGCCTGCGCGACCGCGCGGCGCTGACCGACAATCCCGAGCAGTCCCTGGCGCTGCTGCGCCAGGCGCTGGCCATGGCGCCGAACAATCCCTGGATCATGCTCGACGCGATCCGCAAGCTTCGCGCCCTCGGCCAGACTGCGGAAGCCGCCGAACTCACCGCGCGCCTCGAGCGCGACACGACCGCCGATGCCTCGACCGCCGCCGCCCTGGCCGCGCTGGACGAGGAGCGCTTCGGCACCGTCGTCGCCCTGCTGGAGCGCATCCCGGTGCGGGTCCGCAACGCCGACATGAACCGCCTGCTGACGGCGAGCCGGCGCGAGTTCGAGATCCGCCAGCTTGAATTGCAGGTGCGCGAAGGCCGCGCGGGTGCGATCGAGCAGCTGCTGGCCGGTGCAGGCCGGCGCGACCCGGCCTTCACGGTCGGCCCCGCCACGGTGCGCGCCTTCGCCCGGCTGAACGACCCGATCCGCGCCGGCCTCGCCGCCCGCGCGGCGCTCGCCGCCAACCCGAACACGAGCGCGGCCGACCGCATCGCCCTCGCCTCCGCCCTGATCGAGGCGAACCGGCTGGAGGATGCCAGCGCGCTGGCCGCCCCCCTGCTGGCCGACCGCAACCTCCCGGCGGAAACCCGGCGCGAGCTGGCCGCCGTCATGGAAGCGGGCGCGGTGCAGCAGGCCGATGCGCTGGGCCTGCGGAACGAGCCCGGCCGGGCCTATCAGGCGCTGGCGCCGGCGCTGGCCGCAGCACCCGGCAGCGTGCCGCTGAACATGGCCCTGGTCCGCCTCTACGTGGCGCAGAACCGCACGGCCGAGGCGCGCATTCTGGTGGACGCCGTGCTCGAGCGCGACCCGCGCAACCTCACCGCGCGCCTCGCCAAGGTGGACCTCGCCATCGCCGAGGGGCGGCTGCGCGAGGCCGATGCGCTGATCACCGAGACCGCCTTCCTCCATCCGGGCGACCTCCAGGTGACGATGGCCGAGGCCCGCGTCGCCCGCGCGCGGGGCGAGCTGGGCCGCAGCCTCCGCCTGATGGAAAGCGCCGGCACCCGGCGGCTCGAGCACCTGCGGAGCAGCGGCCAGCTGGCCGAGGCGCGGCTGACGCAGATGGCGCTGAACCCGCAGCGCGGCGGCCCCGGCCCGACCCAGCTGCATGACCCGCTGACCGCGCAGATCGCGCAGGAGCTGATCCGCGCCCGCGACGAGGCGGCGACCTGGCTGCAGGCCGGCGCCATGCTCGGCTACCGCGAAGGCACGGCCGGCACCTCCCGCCTCACCACCCTGACGGTGCCGGTCGAGGTCAGCACGCCGATGCCGGGCAACATGCCCGGCCGCATCGTGATGGGCGTGGATGCGGTGGCGCTGAACGCCGGGAACCTCAACACCGCCTCCGGCAATGCGCGCCTCTTCGGCGAAAACACGGTGCTCCCGGCCGGCTCCTATCGCGCGGGGCCCGAGACGCAGGAGGGTGCGGCGCTGCGTGCCGCCTATCTCGGCCGCAACTTCCGGGCCGATATCGGTTCCACGCCGCTGGGCTTCGCCCGCACCAACATCGTGGGCGGCGCGGAGGTGGTGCCGCGCATCAACGAACAGCTGCGCATGCGCCTCTCCTTCGACCGCCGGGCGGTGACGGACAGCATGCTCTCCTATGCCGGCATGCCCAATTCGGTGGTGGGCGCCCCCTGGGGCGGCGTGATCCGCACCGGCGCGCGCCTGCAGTTCGAATGGGCGCCCTCCCAGCGCTTCGGCACCTATGCGGGCGCCGGCTACAGCATCTACCGGGGCGACAACGTCCAGAACAACGCCCGCGTGGATGCCGGCATCGGCGCCTACTACGCCTTGCTGCGCGAGCAGAACCAGCAGCTCACCATGGGCCTGGACCTGCGGTATTTCGGGTTCGACAAGAACCTGGGCGGCTTCACCTTCGGCCAGGGCGGCTATTTCAGCCCGCAGCAGCAGATCATCGCCTCGCTCCAGGCCGAGTACGTCGCCCGCTGGGGCGATTGGTCGCTGCGGACCATCGGCTCGGTCGGCTACCAGAACTTCCGCACGGCGGCGACGCCGACCTTCCCGACCAACTCCGCCTTGCAGGCGCAGGCGGTCAACGCCTCCTTCTTCGACAACACCACGCCGGTCACCAGCACCGCCACGCGCAGCAGCGGCATCGCCGGCTCCATCTTCGGCAATGTCGAATATGCGGTGACGCCGAATGTGCGCCTGGGCCTGGCCGGCCGCTTCGAGAAGGTGGGCGACTACCAGGACACGGTGGGCCTCTTCTACCTGCGCTGGCGCCTGGACCGCCCGCGCGAGGACCTGCTGCCGCTGCATGCCGGCGCCGCCGCCCCCACGCCCAATGTGAACGACCCCATGCAGTCGAGCTTCGGCGCGGGGCGGCCGGAATGGGTGGGCCTGCCTTCCGGCGCCGCACGCCCGACCTGGTGA
- a CDS encoding ABC transporter permease, producing MRRALLALAAAFATSLGGMGAALAQGQVYDPVPPRGSAYVRLVNVLPGEVMARPDFLPQQRLGTAPAQRVMAFTTVENVANRQLRLEFQEGQRRGQATLRVEPGSFVTVLLHAAPNGGLAATPVVDAADFNRARARLAFYNAMPDCPAGGLAIQPSGPAVFEAVPSLATRARSVNPVAAQIRATCGDRASAPFALDGLEAGGMYSIWMISGAQPQAFMTRDTTAVWRP from the coding sequence ATGAGGCGCGCGCTTCTCGCCCTCGCGGCCGCGTTCGCGACCAGTCTCGGCGGCATGGGCGCGGCCCTGGCGCAGGGGCAGGTCTATGATCCGGTTCCGCCGCGCGGCTCTGCCTATGTGCGCCTCGTCAACGTGCTTCCCGGCGAGGTGATGGCGCGGCCCGACTTCCTGCCGCAGCAGCGCCTGGGCACCGCGCCCGCGCAGCGCGTCATGGCCTTCACGACGGTCGAGAACGTGGCCAACCGGCAGCTCCGCCTGGAGTTCCAGGAGGGGCAGCGCCGTGGCCAGGCCACGCTGCGCGTCGAGCCGGGCAGCTTCGTCACCGTGCTGCTGCACGCCGCGCCCAATGGTGGTCTGGCCGCGACGCCGGTGGTGGATGCCGCCGATTTCAACCGCGCCCGCGCCCGCCTCGCCTTCTACAACGCCATGCCGGACTGCCCGGCGGGCGGCCTCGCGATCCAGCCCTCCGGCCCCGCCGTCTTCGAGGCGGTGCCGAGCCTCGCCACCCGCGCCCGCAGCGTGAACCCGGTGGCGGCGCAGATCCGCGCCACCTGCGGGGACCGCGCCAGCGCTCCCTTCGCGCTGGACGGCCTGGAGGCCGGCGGCATGTACAGCATCTGGATGATCAGCGGCGCGCAGCCGCAGGCCTTCATGACGCGCGACACCACGGCGGTCTGGCGGCCGTGA
- a CDS encoding alginate O-acetyltransferase AlgX-related protein: MPDANTWTMTRRAGLAGALAAPLAAPWALREAQAQQASLVEIGTNGWLFPVWDRLARVDMTALRNALQTVGETIGILRAARIQVAICLIPSRKRLMRQFLPAGSQVSPEAAQRYSLSVTELTRAGALVPDLDALFRAQMQRDPSHPLFFKTDTHWTPMGAELAAVEIARQMRERMQLPASPRPGTRLGDLRPMQLAAGDLTQHVPPAQRSAYGPETSLIRQILPPEGAAALIEDDSYDTMVVGTSNVQPRFGFQPVLSNQLVRPVGLSWKPNNVGTYATLLDYLRSDAFRQQRPRALVWNHLEQDMVNTTNNSSWGQAAIAPAEFLNQVRRAVA, encoded by the coding sequence ATGCCTGATGCGAACACCTGGACGATGACGCGCCGCGCCGGGCTGGCCGGCGCTTTGGCTGCCCCCTTGGCCGCCCCCTGGGCGCTGCGCGAGGCCCAGGCGCAGCAGGCCAGCCTCGTCGAGATCGGCACCAATGGCTGGCTCTTCCCGGTGTGGGACCGCCTGGCGCGGGTGGACATGACGGCGCTGCGCAATGCGCTGCAGACGGTGGGCGAGACCATCGGCATCCTGCGCGCCGCGCGGATCCAGGTGGCGATCTGCCTGATCCCTTCGCGCAAGCGCCTCATGCGGCAATTCCTGCCCGCCGGCTCCCAGGTCTCGCCCGAGGCGGCGCAGCGCTACAGCCTGAGTGTGACGGAACTGACCCGCGCCGGCGCCCTGGTGCCGGACCTCGATGCCCTGTTCCGCGCGCAGATGCAGCGCGATCCGTCGCATCCCCTCTTCTTCAAGACCGACACGCATTGGACGCCGATGGGCGCCGAGCTCGCCGCCGTCGAGATCGCGCGCCAGATGCGCGAGCGCATGCAGCTGCCGGCCAGCCCACGCCCCGGCACCCGCCTGGGCGACCTGCGGCCCATGCAGCTCGCCGCCGGCGACCTCACGCAGCATGTGCCGCCCGCCCAGCGCTCGGCCTATGGCCCCGAGACCTCGCTGATCCGCCAGATCCTGCCCCCCGAGGGCGCCGCCGCGCTGATCGAGGATGACAGCTACGACACGATGGTGGTCGGCACCAGCAATGTGCAGCCGCGCTTCGGTTTCCAGCCCGTGCTCTCCAACCAGCTGGTGCGTCCGGTCGGTCTCTCCTGGAAGCCGAACAATGTCGGCACCTATGCCACGCTGCTCGACTACCTGCGCAGCGATGCCTTCCGGCAGCAGCGCCCGCGCGCCCTTGTCTGGAACCACCTGGAGCAGGACATGGTGAACACCACGAACAATTCCTCCTGGGGCCAGGCGGCCATCGCGCCGGCCGAGTTCCTCAACCAGGTCCGGCGGGCCGTGGCATGA